In Camelus bactrianus isolate YW-2024 breed Bactrian camel chromosome 10, ASM4877302v1, whole genome shotgun sequence, a genomic segment contains:
- the LOC105076490 gene encoding putative inactive 1-aminocyclopropane-1-carboxylate synthase-like protein 2 isoform X4, with protein sequence MPERAWEEGGVEGGNKSAQQIWILILPLRFYSCATLPKASNFSAPGVISKRSWEHGCRAELDGARRDPAVSASSVASLPRARATRAGRWLLWEGGPVLCPPFFRPLTCAFSASALSFPHQEGKQGFGDPFWRSHATVVVVGAPALCRRGSSQPDEAHMSIQSRSNPSDIPHMSDGQVWDQASRNHSIHTCLMEMVLSLQQAVADHITQLATRHQQQDLVPEEQGHNQPIWGQEALLGRLMFQMVNHLQFGATGGQKFQPPCPSEDSKGDVRSREQAQVSKQIYKIFYQLTNFEDTSINYVLSNRGVETSALYHGSFQDYNTYQGNKYHEDKNTSGFINLGTSENKLCTDLLTERLSRSDMNYIDDDLLQYSDWRGQPFLREEVAQFLTYYCKAPAPLDPENVVVLNGCSSVFSALATVLCDPGEAFLVPTPTYSDFVFSAHLYAKVDLVPVDLESQVSDANTHPFQLTVDKLEQALLNAKLEGKKVRGLVLINPQNPLGHIYSQDSLMEYLEFAKKHSLHVIIDEIYMLSVFDESITFRSVLSMESLPDPNKTHMIWGTSKDFGISGFRFGTLYTHNKEVALAMSSFGYLHGISGITQYKLHRLLQDRGTELHSRPGLMAGGFKLKAGI encoded by the exons ATGCCAGAAAGAGCTTGGGAGGAGGGCGGAGTGGAGGGAGGAAACAAAAGCGCTCAGCAAATCTGGATTCTCATCCTACCCCTGAGGTTTTATAGTTGTGCGACATTGCCTAAGGCATCCAACTTCTCTGCGCCCGGGGTCATATCTAAAAGATCCTGGGAGCACGGTTGCCGCGCTGAGTTGGATGGGGCTCGTCGGGATCCGGCAGTCAGCGCGAGCTCGGTCGCCAGCCTTCCGCGGGCACGCGCCACGCGGGCAGGGCGCTGGCTGCTCTGGGAGGGGGGTCCAGTTCTTTGCCCACCTTTCTTCCGTCCTCTCACTTGCGCTTTCTCTGCGTCTGCCCTGAGTTTTCCGCACCAGGAAGGAAAACAAGGGTTTGGCGACCCCTTTTGGCGAAGCCATGCTACAGTTGTGGTGGTCGGAGCCCCTGCACTCTGCAGGAGAG GTTCTAGCCAGCCAGATGAGGCCCATATGAGTATCCAGAGCAGGAGTAACCCATCAGACATCCCCCACATGTCTGACGGCCAGGTGTGGGACCAGGCCTCCAGGAACCATAGCATCCACACCTGTCTGATGGAGATGGTGCTGTCCTTGCAGCAGGCCGTGGCGGATCACATCACGCAGCTGGCGACCAGGCACCAGCAGCAGGACCTGGTGCCAGAGGAGCAGGGGCACAATCAGCCCATCTGGGGGCAGGAAGCCCTCCTGGGTCGCTTAATGTTCCAGATGGTCAACCACCTACAATTTGGGGCCACCGGAGGCCAGAAATTCCAACCACCTTGCCCTTCTGAGGACTCTAAGGGTGATGTCAGAAGTAGGGAACAGGCCCAAGTATCCAAGCAGATTTACAAGATATTTTACCAACTGACTAATTTTGAAGATACATCTATCAACTATGTCCTGTCCAACCGTGGGGTTGAAACCTCTGCTTTATACCACGGCAGCTTCCAGGACTACAACACCTACCAAGGAAACAAATACCATGAGGACAAGAACACTTCG GGCTTCATCAACCTTGGTACCAGTGAGAACAAGCTCTGTACTGATCTGCTAACTGAAAGG TTGAGTCGGAGTGACATGAACTACATTGATGATGACCTTCTGCAATATTCTGATTGGAGAGGGCAGCCATT CCTGCGGGAAGAAGTGGCCCAGTTCCTGACCTACTACTGTAAGGCACCGGCCCCCCTTGATCCGGAAAAT GTGGTTGTTCTAAACGGCTGCTCCTCTGTCTTCTCCGCACTGGCCACGGTTCTGTGTGATCCAGGTG AGGCCTTTCTGGTCCCCACTCCCACCTATAGTGACTTCGTCTTTAGTGCCCACCTGTATGCGAAGGTTGATCTAGTTCCTGTCGACCTGGAGAGTCAG GTCAGTGATGCAAACACACATCCATTCCAGCTCACCGTGGACAAGTTGGAGCAAGCCCTGCTCAATGCTAAGCTTGAG GGGAAAAAGGTCCGAGGCCTCGTGCTAATCAACCCTCAGAATCCTCTGGGACACATCTACTCCCAAGACTCACTGATGGAATATCTGGAATTTGCCAAGAA GCACAGCCTACACGTGATTATAGATGAGATTTACATGCTGTCTGTGTTTGATGAGTCCATCACATTCCGTAGTGTTCTGAGCATGGAGAG ctTGCCTGACCCCAACAAGACCCATATGATCTGGGGCACCAGTAAG GATTTCGGCATCTCTGGCTTCCGCTTTGGCACTCTGTACACCCATAACAAGGAGGTGGCCTTGGCCATGAGCTCTTTTGGCTACCTTCATGGCATCTCTGGCATCACCCAGTACAAGCTGCATCGGCTGCTCCAGGACAGAGGTACGGAGCTCCATTCCAGGCCAGGCCTCATGGCTGGAGGATTTAAATTAAAAGCTGGGatataa